The nucleotide sequence CTGTGGCCCCGGTGGAGATTCCGACATGTGCCCGGAACTCGCCCAGCAATGGGCCGAGCAGTCCGGCAATCGCGTCAATGTGATCTCCACTCCCAACGACACCACCGAGAAGCTCTCGCTGTATCAGCAGCTGCTCAGCAGCGGCTCCAGCGACATCGATGTGCTGATCGTCGACATGGCGTGGCCGGGGCTGCTGGACGATCACCTGGTCGACCTTTCCCGCTACCTGCCCGACGACGCCACCGAGGGCTTCTTCCCCGCGCTGATCGACAACGGCACCGTGGAGGGCCGTCTGGTAGCCATGCCCTGGTACACCGACGCAGGCGTGCTCTATTACCGCAAGGACCTGCTGGAGAAATACGACCAGCAAGTGCCGGAGACCTGGCAGCAACTCACCGAGACGGCGCGCACGATCCAGGCGGCCGAACGCGACGCCGGCAATGCCGATTTCTGGGGATACAGCTTCCAGGGACGCGCCTATGAGGGGCTGACCTGCAACGCACTCGAGTGGGTCGCGAGTCAGGGCGGCGGCACCCTGGTGGATGATGCCGGAGAGGTCACCATCGACAACTCGCACGCCGCGCAGGCACTCGATCTTGCCGCCTCCTGGATCGGCAGCATCGCCCCGGAAGGCGCGCTGAATCATACCGAGGAGGAGTCACGCGGGCTGTTCCAGTCGGGCAATGCGCTGTTCCTGCGCAACTGGCC is from Cobetia marina and encodes:
- a CDS encoding ABC transporter substrate-binding protein, translating into MLTTLKGSAGALLLSGASLTAPLALATEVTIACGPGGDSDMCPELAQQWAEQSGNRVNVISTPNDTTEKLSLYQQLLSSGSSDIDVLIVDMAWPGLLDDHLVDLSRYLPDDATEGFFPALIDNGTVEGRLVAMPWYTDAGVLYYRKDLLEKYDQQVPETWQQLTETARTIQAAERDAGNADFWGYSFQGRAYEGLTCNALEWVASQGGGTLVDDAGEVTIDNSHAAQALDLAASWIGSIAPEGALNHTEEESRGLFQSGNALFLRNWPYVWKLSQAEGSPVAGKVGMAPLPHGSQGESRATLGGWNLAVSRYSEHPQAAAELVAYITAAPQQKAHAMKMGRNPTIEHLYQDDEVLASNPSMGELYEALRTGVARPASVTGDAYARVSNAFFNRTHRVLSGEETGTQAVEALGKELERIGRRGW